TACACCGCAGCCAGAGCTGGGATGACCGGTGAGTGAGAGGGGCTGGGGCACACTCTcaccggggggcgggggggggggttgatgatGGTGGGTTGGCTGCCCCTTTTCTTCACTATCCATCTTTCgaaaggaccttaaaacatggttatttcgatgtgcatttgaataaatagttccggttagttattagttgccacaactactgcactttaacacactctgctcttattgattgaactctgtaatgagattTTTAATTCCttcttgtagagtctgctgaattttatcttacagtttgtatattatgttcagactctaatatatttgatgttgatgttttatgctggttgtatgtttatactattttacctgttttacattggttaaacctcattgtttttaattggatgttttaattctgtgttgtgttttttcgcctattgtgtatattttattattggtttttgttgttgtcctttgatgtttcatattttttcattgcttgtattttgattttgctgtaagccaccccgagtccccttcgggggagatggaggcgggatataaataaacttattattattattattatttaattatgctgtattttattgtatgttgaaactgggcttgtccccgtgtgagccgccccgagtcccccctggggagatgggagcgggatataaaaataaagttattattattctgctcttAATGCTCGCTTTCccctctcttttcctctcctctcctctccttctgcAGAGGGGAACGACGGTTTGAGAAGCCCATTCGACGGGAAGGAGGTACGTTGGAGCGCGGCAGGGAGCCTTCAGGCTTTGGGGCCAAGAGCTGCCAGCAGGAATCCCCTTTCTGTGGGTGGGGAGATAACGTTTCCCAGGGTCTCATCTTTTACAGGTTTTACTTACAGTTTTTGGGGTCTTAAACTCCCATACCACACATGAGTGGTAGAGCATGTATTTGAAGATGGGTGCTATATGCGCTCCTAGGAACCATTTGCAGGGATCacacttctcctcttcctcctccctcttgaGTTGGGCTAATTCCAAACACAGGAGCTTTACACCACCCGAGgctttcacactggagcttctttctcaccaaagcttctcacattaggacagtagttcccaaccaggaaccgctctccaacattagtgccaaaagggttatgtatcagttttggtcaactttagattcgatttggttatctggggtgctaatccagaaaattgcattgaatagaccacatcagctctagtttctgataaagaacatatgccatccagtagtcgccatctgcctgcccacagaaaaccatatttaataaactggagctgattttccctgcatgtctcgcagaccttattttaggtcctgcagcccacaggttgagaaccactatactaGGCCTCCTCACATTGAGGCCTACCTATATTGAGATCTCTCATATAGAGGCTTAGCTCACACTGAGACCAACTAACACGgaagcctctctcacactgaggcctactaagctccaggcacacctgcttatattgaactgcagcttttgatgagtcattgcatccatttaaccttTTCAGTGCTTGATtcatatttttgtaattaatACCTATATTTCTGACATTCCAAACAGCATAGTTTCCATCTTACCTGgtactagccccccccccccccaaatagtacCTTTCCAATATCTTTCTGCCTCTTTCCCTCTCAGTCCGGGCTCCGTTTGAGGAGGCAGCCCCTCCAGGCCGGAAGGACTTTGCCCGCTCGGACAGCGACAATTGGCGGACGCTGAGAGAGGAGcacgaggaggaagaggagggtggCAGCGGCGGCGGTGCCGCTGTGGCCGGGTTGGGGGGCAGCTGGCGGCAGAGCGGAGCGGCCAGAAGAGAGAGCGAGCGCTGGCGGTCAGCTAGCCCAGGTGAGGCACCCAGAGATGGGCCTGCtggtcaggaggaggaggagagagtgcTGGGGTGACACTTCAGAAGGTTCTGGTCCTTGCCGCTGATCTCCTTCCCCGGATCCTGCAGATGGAGGGCCTCGGTCGGCAGGGTGGCGAGAGCATGGAGGAGAAGGGCGGCGCAGGAAGTTTGACTTCGACTTCCGGGAGCGCGAGGATGAACCGCGGGGCGGGCGGCGCCACCGGCACAACAGTGACAGCTTTGAGGACGACAAGGACGGCCTCCCCGAGTGGTgcttggaagatgaggaagaggagaTGGGGACCTTCGATTCCTCCGGGGCCTTCATGTCCCTCAAGGTACGGAAGGgtcccagggagggagggagggagggagggggagcacCTTCCTTAATGTGCAGCACTCAGCTCCTCCTTCTTGACCACCCAGGACCATCCACCCATTACAGGCACAACAGGAAGTGTCATCACTTCCTGTTATCATATTGGGAAAGGCTGCAGACAACAGGGctttttttttccttatttaCTTTTCTCCCGCTTTACTCCTATAAATGAGAAGCAAAGCAGCGTACATAAGACCACAATAGGTACATAATACATAATGTAAAACCCCTCATcccacaacccaacatataaacaataaaatacacattGTATAAACCCAAGTTACAGAGAGATAAATAAGCTTAAAAACACAAATATCATGgtcacttaaaaaaaaccctcaacacTCCGGCCATTGATGTTATCCTAACATGAAAACATAAGCTGAACAGTCCAAAGCACCATAACTCTGGCTAGATAACTTGGGCAGTGTGTCCTGGGAGGGGAGCTAGGTCTGGGGGTTGAGCCCATCTACCACAGTTGCCCACCTCTGATCTAGAACAGGGGTTCCCAACttgttttgaccaggaaccactctctaatgttagtaccaaaagggttacgaatcagtttttgatcaactttagatttggcttggttatttggggtgctgattcaggaaattgcattggatagaccacatcagctctagtttctgatgcagaacatatgccatccagtggtCACCACCTACTTGCcaatagtaaaaaggtaaaggtttcccctgacgttaagtctagtcgtgtctgactctgggggttggtgctcatctccatttctaagccgaagagccgccgttgtccgtagacacctccaaggtcatgtggctggcatgactgcatggagtgccgttaccttcccgctggagcggtgcctatttatctactcacatttgcatgttttcgaactgctaggttggtaggagctggagctaacagcaaccgctcccgccgctcccggggtttgaacctgggacctttcagtctgcaagttcagcagctcagtgctttaatacacttcaccACCTTACTCGgcaatagaaaaccatatttaataatttagagctgacgTGGTCTCTGCAATgagattttctgaatcagcactccaaataacctcaggaacaggcctgaaaacaaagacacaaagaattttttttctggttgggctgtgttattatccatggcattaacggtgaggccacagaacatattttagttcttgcggccACAGGTTGTCCatggatcacaggttgggaaccagtgatcTAGAAGAAGGGTCTATTCCAGGGAAAGGGGCCCAGCCTGTCCTGCCCAGAGGCTGCAGAGAGCACAACTCCCATAAGCCCCAACCGGTACAGCCAGCGGTGGATCATTTTCGAGACTATGTTCCAAAACAACCAGAGCAGGAAGAGTTAGTCTGCCCCAGTTTGCATGGCCTGGCTGTTGTCCTGCTCCTTCCCATCGGCTCCTCAGAATACGGCTTCTTCTCTTCTGAGCAGATGCGGGGGACCTGGGATGTCTTTTGTAGAGAGTCTGTTTTTGCCAAACTAATGGTGGAGTCTCCCCTTCTGCTCCTTCCACAGAAGAGCCCCAAAGAGTCAGCCCACGAAGATCAGGAGTTAAGTTTCCAGCCCctgcaagaagaggaggaggaagaggcggaggGCGACCTGCCGGAGGTGAAGGACGGGAGCCAGAGGGGCAGCGGGGAGCTTCCTGTCAGCCCCATGGCCAAGGAGGCGCCAGAAAGAGGTGAGGGGCAGTGGCTGGCATCCTTGGGGATGGGGGTGAGTAATTTCCCCGGCTGCAGACTTCAGCTAAACAGTCTGTTCTTGCTCTCCCAGAGCGGAAGGAGCCCCGGCAAGTGCCAGATGAGAGCGTGCCGGCCCCCCCTGGTGCCCCCTGGCGCTCCGGCCCCCCGTCCTCCATGGCTCCTGCTGTCCTACCAGCCGGCGAATGTGAAACGGCCGGCCCAGGAGCCTCCTCCAAAGCCGAGGGGTCCCTGATGGCTGCCAGCAGCAACCAGGAGGCTGAAGCCATGGACGGTAGGTGCACccttcttttccccttccccaaaGTACCTTGTGGGTCAGAACATGGCCTGAGGGGATGATGGAATCTGTGGAGTAACGTGGACCAGGTCATTTAAACACAGGGATCTTGGTCTGGCCTTCCTGCTCTCCTTTTTGGAGACGGAGAAGAACCGAGGGCTCTGTGGGGCAGAGAGCGCTGGTTTGTGACCATTATCCTCCTCTCACGCCCCCCTTAATTCTGCAGGAGACCCAGGCCTCCTCAGCCCACCGACACAGCTGAGCCCCGTTGCCATCTCTGTTCTCCCTGCGCCAACGCCATCGTccacagctgctgctgctgctgctactgaatTTGTGGTTGGGGACAATGAGGACGAGGACGGGATGAAGCACCTGCAGCAGGTGGGTGGCTGTCCAGGGGGCTGGCGGGACTCCCTGGTCTGGTGTCCACCAGTTATCTCATGCATAGCCACACTTTGgccctctggatgttttggacttcaactcccacacttccttacagcctcaggccctttccttttccccctcatcaGCTTAAGCTGCCCCTTCCTCCTCTCGTTTGCAGGAAGCCGAGAAGATGGTGGCCTCCTTGCAGGACAACTCTCTGGAAGAGGAGCACTTTGCCCACGCCATCGTGGACCACCGCAACACGGCTGCCGCCTTGCCGCTCTCCCATGAAGCAGCCATGAAGTGGTTCTACAAGGACCCCCAGGGCGAGATCCAAGGTGAGTGCCCCATTCACACATGGGGGCGGGGGTACGTGGGCCGGGCCGTGGCTCACTGTTCTGTATGCGATTCCGCCCTCTGCCCCTTCAGGGCCCTTCACCACACAGGAGATGGCAGAGTGGTTCCAGGCCGGCTACTTCACCATGTCGCTGCTGGTGAAGCGGGGCTGTGACGAGGGCTTCcagccactgggagaggtcatcaagATGTGGGGAAGAGTGCCTTTCGCTCCCGGTCCGTCGCCTCCGCCATTACTGGTGAGCACCTGGCCTGGGGGGACGGGGACCGGGATGGGGTCTCCGTGGGGGTCTGGTGTCTGCGGAAGGAGCAAAGAAGGGAAGCAGCCCTTGGGATGGTAGGGACCAGATAGGTGCTGAATGGAAATGCCCTtccctttggactacaactcccagaatccctcagttGTTGTGGCTCTTGGGAGAGGGCTCTTCTGTGTGGATGCTGGTTGTCCCTCCTGGGTGAATGCCGTCTTCAGATCCCTTTCCAATATTTGCAAACAGGGTTGTGGCCTAATAAAAGAAAGGACAACAGCTTAATACTCAAGTATGGAAGTATGGCAGCGACTAAAATATTaatactactttatttatattcagtcctctgaatataaataaagggggaccttttatattatttatattatattatttatattcagtcatctgaatataaataaaggggactcagggagaagTACAACAAAAAACAGCtaacattcaatgctaaacagaCTAATCAAATCTCAAAAGGAAACAACAgctacaacaattatttatttacagtatttatattccgcccttctcaccccgaaggggactcagggcggatcacattatatacatacagggcaaacattcaatgcccataaacacatcaatcagagacagacagacacagaggcaatttaaccttctcctgaggggatgttcgattctgaccacaggggagcagctgcttcatcatccactctgacctcacttcctcattccaagtcgtaaattagttaaacttgcctccccacttttataagtggtaccttatttcctacttgatagatgcaactatctttcgggttgctaggtcagcaacaagcaggggctattttttatttttaattgacggatgctcaccccgccacgggctggcctcgaactcatgacctcatggtcagagtgatttattgcagcaggctgctctccagcctgtgccacagcctggccccaacaAGGTAATAAATAAACTAGATAAACTTGAACTCAACACAGAGGGTAAATATGATTTAACTGCCATCACTGAAAGTGGGTAGGTGTCTGATTGGAAGCTATCTTCAAGTTGCCAGATCATAGACTGTATTCCCAGTACAGtatatcccaaaatccaaaacacttctggataAAGGATGGCTAACCAGTACTGTGTTAGCTTCACGCTCTCTGCCTACTTACCACTTCCATTGCAAGATGGGAAAAATCTGACTGTGTAGCTGATGGGTGATTGTGTTTCACTGGAGGATAGGCGTTGAATCTGTGGGCAGTGCCACAGGAGGAGTCTCTTCTGTCTTTCCCCAAGGGCTGTTTTCTTGGTTGCGCTCCTGTCGTGGTCTCTCTTGCGCCCTCTTTTCTGGCGGATGcgtaaccccccctcccccctctctctgtgcCTCCCATCTGCCCAGGGGAACATGGACCAGGAGCGCTTGAAGAAGCAGCAAGAGCTGGCCGCGGCCGCCCTCTACCAGCAgctccagcagcagcagctgctccAGCTGGTCAACAGGTAATGCAGGAGGTCTAGGCACCTCCTTCACCTGCACTGAGCCTACCTGGGGATGCCTTCCCTGTTGACCTcttgcaggcatgggcacactttggccctcctgcaggtgttttggacttctgaaacacctggagggccgaggtttgggggggggatggGACGTGTGTGACATCCTCCTCTTTTTCTGTGCGACCCCTTGAATATCGTGAGGCTGGGTTCAGTGTGTCctgtcttcttctctccctccctccctctgcagcCGGCAGCAGTATGCCCTCCAGCAGAAAGTGGCCACGGGAGACCTGACCCCCCAGCAGCTGACCACCTTCCTCCAGCAGCTGCAGGCTCTCAAGCCCAGGTGAGGCCCCTCGTCCACCCCTCAAGGGATTGGCATCTCCCTGAAAGTTGGTGAATGCAAAACTCGGTGTCCAAAGCGCATATTAACTggtttatatgtattgttttgcttttatgattgcattctttgggcattgaattttgccaatttttgtaagccgccctgtgagacccctcgggtgagaagggtggggtataaatgttgtaaataaataaagtaataaattcCAACCCCCAAGGAGTCACTGAAGGCCTCTGTACTCCACCTCCTCTCCCTCTGTCATTCTCCCACCCATCAGTTCTCAGCAGGACCCTCCCCTTAACACATATGCAAACACACATTGCTGTGTTTTCTGTCCTGGAAACCCATCCCCATCCCTACACCCTTTTCTCTGGGCCACTTGTTCTGCTTTGTCATTTGGCCCTTTTGCTTCCCTTTCAGAGCCGGGGAGCAGGGGATCATTCCTTCTATGAACCGATCGATATCTGTGCCAGACACCGGGTCCCTGTGGGACACACATACCTCAGCCTCACCGCAAGCAGGTCGGCCTCTGTGTGTCTTCTGTGTGTGGGAAGCTATGGAGATTGGGCGGGAGGGTCGTGGGCAAGGTCCTCGTTCTGGACACACACTTACAACCTTCTCAGCCCTGTATTAAAATGACAGCAGTAATGGAATTCTTTGCAGGGCTGTTACAAATAGGGATTCATAGTATCTGGTCTAGtagcccggtggcgaagtgtgttaaagcactgagctgctgaacttgcggaccaaaaggtcccaggttcaaatcccaggagcagaatgagcacccgctgttagccccagctcctgccaacctggcaggtcgaaaacatgccaatgtgagtagatcaataggtaccgttccagcgggaaggtaacggcgctccatgcagtcatgccagtggccacatgaccttggaggtgtctacggacagcgccggctcttcggcttagaaatggagatgagcaccaacccccagagtcagacacgactggacttaacgtcaggggaaacctttacctttaccttttaatagtgTTATTAACTgatctgtatgtattgttttgattttaatgattgcgttttgggcattaaattttgccgacctttgtaagccgccttgagtcccctcgggtgagaaaggcggggcagaaatgctgtaaataaataaataaattctaggtGAGCTCTGACAAATGTGGAATAGAATGGGACGATTGACTTCTCTAGACTTAGGCTCCTCTTGGTGcagtctagaatcacattggtctttttagctgctgcatcacactgttgactcatgttcagcttgtggtctacagaGGATTGGTGCAAGGGTAACAGCTGGGCGTATGCCTATAGCTGGACCTCTGAATGATGATGTGTCTCCAAACTAGGCATGGAAACCTtggtgctccaggtgttttggatttcaactctcaccattcctaacagcctcaggccctttccttttccccctcggccgcttaagcggccgagggggaaaaggaaggggcctgaggctgttaggaatggtgagagttgaaatccaaaacacctggagagccaaagtttgtccatgtctgctcCAGACCTTGGGGTTGAGGGACAACCAAACATTTGATTTGCgcctgtgtgagagagagatcacGAAAGCAAGTGCTTCTCTCCAGGTAAACAGTGCAACCCCCCAAATCATCCTTGCCACATTTGACCCCTCTTTCCTCCGCCtcccctctcctccttctcttgcaggcGGTGAGGCCAGCTTATGGGATATTCCAATTAATTCTTCAACTCAGGGTCCAAGCTTAGAACAACTGCAGCTGCAACACAAAGTGAGGAAGGGCCGTGGACAGGGGGAGGCCTGGAGAgacaaagcagggtataaataaataactataataataactaTCTCTTGGCCCTCAGTTCCAGGAGCGGAGAGGCGCCGAACTCAGGGCcaagcgggaggaggaggagcgcaaGCGGCGCCAGGAGGAGCAGAAGCggcgccaggaggaggaggagctcttCCGGCGCAAGCAGGCCCGGGCCGGCCCCGGCAGCGCCTCCCATGTGCAGGTGGGTCTCAGCCCCGAGGCTGCTGCTCCTCTCTCCCTTCCCCGTCTCGGCCCCTGGTCTCCACTGGTGGGAGTCCTTGGAATTGGAGcagcttttaattgattttaatgattgtttttattgatgttggtgttttttattgggataattgttttattgctttgttactgttatttgtttgttttatcgggccaggccccatgtaagccgccccgagtcccttcggggagatgggccggggtataaaaataaagttattattattattgatacaacgacgttgtatgacacagcaaacaagatagatatgctggatttcgtttcacaaaatcacaagtcgaacacttgccaagtgtctaggactgtgtgatgtattttcggatgatgcgtgcagatcccagtcgggtggccttttgcagttggcagatcgtaattttgtcaatgtctattgtttccaaatgccggctgagatcttttggcacggcacccagtgtgcccatcaccaccgggaccacctgcactggtttctgccagagtctttggagttcaatcttgaggtcctgagagcggctgagtttttcctgttgtttttcttcaatgcgactgtcacctgggatggcaacatcaatgatccaaaccttgttcttttccacaactgtgatgtctggtgtgttgtgttccagaactttgtcagtctgaattcggaagtcccacagtatctttgcgtgttcattttccacgacctttgcaggtttgtgatcccaccagttcttaactgcagggaggtgatacttgaggcataggttccaatgaatcatttgggccacatagttgtgcctctgtttgtagtctgtctgtgcaattttcttacagcagctgaggatatgatcaatggtttcatcggtttccttgcacagtctgcactttgggtcatcagctgatttttcgatcttggccttaattgcctttgtcctgatggcttgctcctgggctgcaaggatcaggccttctgtctccttcttcagggtcccattcgtgagccagagccaggtcttctattattattattattattattattattattattattaatggcctttgtcctgatgtcttgctcctgggctgcaaggatcaggccttctgtctccttcttcagggtcccattcgtgagccagagccaggtcttctctttatcagcttttccttcaattttgtcaaggaactttccatgcagtgttttgttgtgccagctgtcagctctagtttgtagtgcggttttcttgtactggttttttgtctgctgtgctttgagaagtttctgatttttgactttaatcaaagcaggttcttcactttgctttacgtattctgccagggcatgttcgtcttctttaataataataagttgttattattattattattattattattattattattattattgttattattattattgcgctTGCACCTTTCCTTTCTCACAAAGAGAGTAGAAGGAGGAGAGGTTGGTGGTTGAGGCAGCAGTGGACCCTTGGAGAGCGGAGGCTAggatttttttatttcgtgttaaaagcattgcataataaataagtttaaaagtgataaaataaaggaatcacaaacagagcCTAAAAACctagctcttccaaaaggccttcaagGATTAATCTTTGTAGGTTGATTCATCTGCCCACCCAACAATAGGATCCCTGGCCATAGTTACTTGCACTTTATTATTTTAgccatgaaactacctctcccatgtgttgtctttctgcactttggcccagatctgttttagcctcccgtttttaatattttatgcagtatattgatttttatgactgttttactgacgtTGATGTCTTAtcgatgtgaaaaattgtttttattgttttattgctgctgttgtatttttatgtcgggcatggccccatgtaagccgctccgagtccttccggggagatggggcggggtataaaaatcaagttattattatattataaagcgggcaacagcaattgcattgtccttagctttaaacaacaactcctctgtgcatgaggcagggcattgtgggcaagcatacagatgcggagttgtttgttctgctccacagtcacacaaggtggaggattcctccaggtaatgccgccttgccaggttcccttttgatctgcccactccacttctgagtctgttcagggacttccaagttgcccattcttggtttgcccctggaggaaggaagaccctcgtggggggccatccagttgggattgcctggtttagctgcccagagggacacccttgctgctgctggaggaacctcaagaggagtggtggttctcatgaagcccttccttgacttgagtctggtgggaggaggctgatagtcatgcagtgggtggctttcacaatgttcgaccttatttctctcaccgttagtaGCAACTTTCCGtcacacatcaggaggggcaatgccaactagcttgtagagtttatcaacaggtgtaggtttaaggcatcctgtgattattctgctcgtttcgttcagtgctatgtccacctgcttcacatgggcagacttatGCCAGACAAGACATTGAAAGCCTGGTGGGCGCTCTCaccctcctccttcccctcttGCTTGTCCCCAgctgtcctcttcctcctcctcttcctcctggggcCAGCAGTCAGTCAACAGCAACTCCTCCTCCCAGAACAGCTTCAGCATCGCCGACATCCAGAAGATGGGGGACGCCCGGGCCTGCCGGGAGCTGCGGGAAATGCGGGAAGAAGTAAGCCCGGCCCCAAGGCCaggggaagaaggaaggcaggggtgggggtggggggacttAGCAGCCACATTGAGGCCTGCAGGAGAACTGGGCTGGCCCTCCGCCCTCCGTGTGCCTCCTCCCTTCATGTGTTTCCTCTCCTCCCTCAGTGCCGGCAGCAGGAGCTGCTCCTCAAGCTCctccagcagcaacagcagcagcagaactcTCACCCGCTGTGGGGCAGCCTGGCCAAGCAGAACA
This sequence is a window from Anolis carolinensis isolate JA03-04 chromosome 6, rAnoCar3.1.pri, whole genome shotgun sequence. Protein-coding genes within it:
- the gigyf1 gene encoding GRB10-interacting GYF protein 1 isoform X1; amino-acid sequence: MAAETLNFGPEWLRALSSGGSVASPPPSPAMPKYKLAEYRYGREEMLALYIKDNKVPEEIQDKEFSAILQDDPLQPLALLPLTEEEQRNFSMSVNSVAVLRLMGKGAGAAPAGVSRGRGSTRSRGTEGRPGRGRGESGFYQRSIEEAEGAFGRGAVREIHRSQSWDDRGERRFEKPIRREGVRAPFEEAAPPGRKDFARSDSDNWRTLREEHEEEEEGGSGGGAAVAGLGGSWRQSGAARRESERWRSASPDGGPRSAGWREHGGEGRRRKFDFDFREREDEPRGGRRHRHNSDSFEDDKDGLPEWCLEDEEEEMGTFDSSGAFMSLKKSPKESAHEDQELSFQPLQEEEEEEAEGDLPEVKDGSQRGSGELPVSPMAKEAPERERKEPRQVPDESVPAPPGAPWRSGPPSSMAPAVLPAGECETAGPGASSKAEGSLMAASSNQEAEAMDGDPGLLSPPTQLSPVAISVLPAPTPSSTAAAAAATEFVVGDNEDEDGMKHLQQEAEKMVASLQDNSLEEEHFAHAIVDHRNTAAALPLSHEAAMKWFYKDPQGEIQGPFTTQEMAEWFQAGYFTMSLLVKRGCDEGFQPLGEVIKMWGRVPFAPGPSPPPLLGNMDQERLKKQQELAAAALYQQLQQQQLLQLVNSRQQYALQQKVATGDLTPQQLTTFLQQLQALKPRAGEQGIIPSMNRSISVPDTGSLWDTHTSASPQAGGEASLWDIPINSSTQGPSLEQLQLQHKFQERRGAELRAKREEEERKRRQEEQKRRQEEEELFRRKQARAGPGSASHVQLSSSSSSSSWGQQSVNSNSSSQNSFSIADIQKMGDARACRELREMREECRQQELLLKLLQQQQQQQNSHPLWGSLAKQNISMKALLELQQESERHLQKQQQQQQRAQQRGHGSHGLASLSSSSQWGVDSGSLWGGHDKNSSISLWEESVKNAGPLARSLGLKNSRSSPSLGDSYGASCRQSRKKTDEEEKLLKLLQGFHKPPPQDGFTQWCEQMLHALNTSSNLDVPTAVAFLKEVESPYEVHDCIRSYLGDTLEAKEFAKQFLERRAKQRANQQRQQQQEASWLSPSSLQSLFQSNHNPKPPSFESSQALKIKRRPMMLHADPSILGYALHGSSSELETVEDY
- the gigyf1 gene encoding GRB10-interacting GYF protein 1 isoform X2 yields the protein MAAETLNFGPEWLRALSSGGSVASPPPSPAMPKYKLAEYRYGREEMLALYIKDNKVPEEIQDKEFSAILQDDPLQPLALLPLTEEEQRNFSMSVNSVAVLRLMGKGAGAAPAGVSRGRGSTRSRGRGRGESGFYQRSIEEAEGAFGRGAVREIHRSQSWDDRGERRFEKPIRREGVRAPFEEAAPPGRKDFARSDSDNWRTLREEHEEEEEGGSGGGAAVAGLGGSWRQSGAARRESERWRSASPDGGPRSAGWREHGGEGRRRKFDFDFREREDEPRGGRRHRHNSDSFEDDKDGLPEWCLEDEEEEMGTFDSSGAFMSLKKSPKESAHEDQELSFQPLQEEEEEEAEGDLPEVKDGSQRGSGELPVSPMAKEAPERERKEPRQVPDESVPAPPGAPWRSGPPSSMAPAVLPAGECETAGPGASSKAEGSLMAASSNQEAEAMDGDPGLLSPPTQLSPVAISVLPAPTPSSTAAAAAATEFVVGDNEDEDGMKHLQQEAEKMVASLQDNSLEEEHFAHAIVDHRNTAAALPLSHEAAMKWFYKDPQGEIQGPFTTQEMAEWFQAGYFTMSLLVKRGCDEGFQPLGEVIKMWGRVPFAPGPSPPPLLGNMDQERLKKQQELAAAALYQQLQQQQLLQLVNSRQQYALQQKVATGDLTPQQLTTFLQQLQALKPRAGEQGIIPSMNRSISVPDTGSLWDTHTSASPQAGGEASLWDIPINSSTQGPSLEQLQLQHKFQERRGAELRAKREEEERKRRQEEQKRRQEEEELFRRKQARAGPGSASHVQLSSSSSSSSWGQQSVNSNSSSQNSFSIADIQKMGDARACRELREMREECRQQELLLKLLQQQQQQQNSHPLWGSLAKQNISMKALLELQQESERHLQKQQQQQQRAQQRGHGSHGLASLSSSSQWGVDSGSLWGGHDKNSSISLWEESVKNAGPLARSLGLKNSRSSPSLGDSYGASCRQSRKKTDEEEKLLKLLQGFHKPPPQDGFTQWCEQMLHALNTSSNLDVPTAVAFLKEVESPYEVHDCIRSYLGDTLEAKEFAKQFLERRAKQRANQQRQQQQEASWLSPSSLQSLFQSNHNPKPPSFESSQALKIKRRPMMLHADPSILGYALHGSSSELETVEDY